In the Arachis ipaensis cultivar K30076 chromosome B10, Araip1.1, whole genome shotgun sequence genome, one interval contains:
- the LOC107624256 gene encoding 4-hydroxybenzoate polyprenyltransferase, mitochondrial-like, whose translation MASTLIYRASRRFLKYSFPSTGLSIQYHSPSLFNPLISTEPSISINHNFYPSLCPFGQSHYQDSKFEYFKTVRSLSNFQLVQHISTSPSSLKEWSKGNKNQSGNVSKANISWIDLYLPRQVQPYAQLARLDKPIGTWLLLWPCMWSITLAATPGQLPDFKMLALFGCGALLLRGAGCTINDILDRDIDTKVERTKSRPMASGLLTPFQGLCFLGIQLTLGLGILLQLNYYSRVLGASSLLFVFSYPLMKRFTFWPQAYLGLTFNWGALLGWAAIRGSLDPRIVLPLYVSGVFWTLVYDTIYAHQDKEDDLKVGVKSTALHFGDFTKEWITGFGIACLGGLALSGYNAEIGWPYYAFLAAASGQLGWQIWTVDLSSRADCNCKFNSNKWFGAIIFGGILAGKLVS comes from the exons ATGGCATCAACTTTGATCTATCGTGCTTCACGTAGGTTTCTCAAATATTCTTTCCCTTCTACGGGCCTCTCCATACAATATCATTCCccttccctcttcaatcctttaATCTCCACTGAACCATCTATAAGCATAAACCACAACTTCTATCCTTCACTCTGTCCATTTGGGCAATCCCACTATCAGGATTCtaaatttgaatattttaaaacTGTTCGATCTCTCTCAAATTTTCAGCTTGTTCAGCACATCTCTACATCACCTTCTAGTTTAAAAGAGTGGTCAAAGGGAAATAAGAATCAAAGTGGCAATGTGAGTAAAGCAAATATCTCTTGGATCGATTTGTACTTGCCTAGGCAGGTTCAGCCCTATGCACAGCTTGCTCGCCTAGATAAGCCCATTGGGACATGGTTGCTTCTATGGCCTTGTATGTG GTCAATTACGTTGGCTGCAACTCCAGGACAGCTGCCTGATTTTAAAATGTTGGCATTGTTTGGATGTGGGGCTTTGCTTTTGAGGGGTGCTGGGTGTACTATTAATGATATCCTTGATCGTGACATTGATACAAAG GTAGAACGAACAAAGTCAAGGCCTATGGCAAGTGGTCTTTTGACACCATTTCAGGGACTTTGTTTTCTTGGTATTCAGTTAACTTTGGGTCTTGGGATTCTTCTGCAACTGAATTATTATAG CCGTGTTCTGGGTGCCTCATCCTTGTTGTTTGTCTTTTCTTATCCCCTCATGAAGAGGTTTACATTCTGG CCCCAGGCCTATCTCGGGTTGACCTTTAATTGGGGCGCTTTGTTAGGATGGGCAGCAATTAGAGGAAGTCTAGATCCAAGAATAGTGCTGCCACTTTATGTCTCTGGAGTTTTTTGGACACTTGTTTATGATACAATCTATGCTCACCAG GACAAAGAAGATGACCTGAAAGTGGGAGTTAAGTCAACTGCTTTGCACTTTGGTGATTTTACAAAGGAGTGGATTACTGGGTTTGGGATTGCATGCCTGGGTGGTCTTGCCCTCAGTGGCTATAATGCTGAAATAG GCTGGCCATATTATGCATTTCTGGCAGCTGCATCTGGACAACTAGGCTGGCAAATATGGACAGTTGACCTCTCATCACGTGCTGATTGCAATTGCAA ATTTAATTCAAACAAGTGGTTTGGAGCTATCATATTTGGTGGAATCCTAGCTGGAAAACTTGTATCATAG
- the LOC110268445 gene encoding katanin p60 ATPase-containing subunit A1-like, which yields MHTNSLVMLSFDGLKQAVVETVERCLFDLARAYAPSTIFIDEIDSLCNARGASGEHESSRRVKSELLVQVDGVNNSSTNEDGTRKIVMVLAATNIPWDIDDALRFVFAFLHPFLILLNVHCK from the exons ATGCACACAAATTCTCTTGTTATGCTGAGCTTCGATGGCCTTAAGCAGGCTGTTGTT GAGACCGTGGAAAGATGTTTGTTTGATCTTGCAAGAGCATATGCACCAAGTACAATTTTCATTGATGAAATTGATTCTCTGTGCAATGCTAGGGG GGCTTCTGGGGAACATGAATCATCCAGAAGGGTGAAGTCTGAACTTCTAGTTCAGGTTGATGGTGTAAACAATAGTTCCACAAATGAAGATGGTACCCGTAAAATAGTAATGGTTTTGGCAGCCACAAACATCCCTTGGGACATAGATGACGCACTGAGGTTTGTATTTGCTTTTCTGCATCCTTTTCTTATACTTCTTAATGTGCATTGCAAGTGA
- the LOC107621046 gene encoding protein FAR1-RELATED SEQUENCE 5-like, whose product MENICQLHFADLGLAFEFYNSYAKTRGFSVRKSRSRIVDGKVREKTYVCSCEWYRLEKWNHMKNRVREPKPETRCGCMSKLHVIFNAVTESWVVRDFCDEHNHELVVPKLARMLRSHKKMTEPDISQMNHMKEVGISMPNIFGSLASQCGGYENVNFLIKDMHNQVAKQRRQLPDDLTSAMAYLETLAARDQNLFYSVKKGREGVFRQIFWCDGRCQLDYDLFGDVLAFDATDREWKTGYENPAVLNPSELTKHWVKVAAEIEISLMTLINF is encoded by the coding sequence ATGGAAAATATTTGTCAATTGCACTTTGCTGATCTTGGCTTGGCATTCGAATTTTATAATTCATATGCCAAAACGAGGGGCTTCAGTGTGCGaaagagtaggagtagaatagttGATGGAAAAGTTAGAGAAAAAACATATGTTTGTTCTTGTGAATGGTATAGATTAGAAAAATGGAACCACATGAAAAATCGAGTTAGGGAGCCAAAACCAGAGACAAGATGTGGTTGTATGAGTAAACTTCATGTGATCTTCAATGCGGTAACTGAGAGTTGGGTAGTGAGAGATTTTTGTGATGAACACAACCATGAGCTTGTTGTTCCAAAGTTAGCAAGAATGTTAAGATCTCACAAGAAAATGACTGAGCCTGACATTAGTCAAATGAACCATATGAAAGAGGTGGGGATCAGCATGCCAAACATATTTGGGTCATTAGCTAGCCAGTGTGGTGGGTACGAGAacgttaattttttaattaaggaTATGCACAATCAAGTTGCGAAACAAAGAAGACAATTACCTGATGATTTAACCTCTGCAATGGCTTACTTGGAAACGCTAGCAGCAAGGGATCAAAACTTGTTCTATAGTGTTAAAAAGGGCAGAGAAGGAGTGTTTCGGCAAATTTTTTGGTGTGATGGCCGGTGTCAGTTGGATTACGATCTGTTCGGGGATGTGCTAGCATTTGACGCCACAGATAGAGAATGGAAAACAGGCTATGAAAATCCTGCAGTATTGAACCCTTCTGAACTCACAAAACATTGGGTCAAGGTGGCAGCAGAGATAGAAATCTCATTGATGACACTAATTAATTTTTAA
- the LOC107621045 gene encoding 60S ribosomal protein L6-2 — protein sequence MAPKQRAARKVGRNPELVRGIGKYSRSQILTYLRVRLLIQLILYVSLFYHVFRASITPGTVLILLAGRFKGKRVVFLKQLPSGLLLVSGPFKINGVPLRRVNQSYVIATSTKVDVSACNVEKFDDKYFSKEVQKKKKKGEGEFFESEKEEKKTLPQDKKDDQKTVDSALIKAIESVPDLKFYLGARFSLKQGQKPHELVF from the exons ATGGCGCCGAAGCAGAGAGCAGCAAGGAAGGTCGGCAGGAACCCTGAACTGGTGCGGGGGATCGGGAAGTACTCTCGGTCTCAGAT ATTGACCTATCTTAGGGTTAGATTATTGATCCAATTGATCTTATATGTTTCATTATTTTATCACGTTTTCAGGGCTAGCATTACTCCTGGGACAGTGTTGATTCTTCTTGCTGGAAGATTCAAGGGGAAGAGAGTTGTGTTCCTCAAGCAGCTTCCTTCTGGGCTGCTTCTTGTGTCTG GACCCTTCAAGATTAATGGAGTTCCGTTGAGACGTGTGAATCAGTCGTATGTTATTGCCACATCAACCAAAGTAGATGTGTCTGCTTGTAACGTGGAGAAATTCGATGACAAATACTTTTCAAAGGAAGtccagaaaaagaaaaagaagggagAAGGCGAGTTCTTTGAGTCCGAGAAGGAG GAGAAGAAGACCCTCCCTCAAGACAAGAAGGATGACCAGAAGACTGTTGATTCTGCTTTGATAAAAGCCATCGAGAGTGTTCCAGACTTGAAGTTTTACCTTGGTGCTAGGTTTTCTTTGAAGCAAGGCCAGAAGCCTCATGAATTAGTCTTCTAG